A DNA window from Peromyscus leucopus breed LL Stock chromosome 3, UCI_PerLeu_2.1, whole genome shotgun sequence contains the following coding sequences:
- the Dusp11 gene encoding RNA/RNP complex-1-interacting phosphatase produces the protein MSQRHYGRNGRGRGRDFAGRAPPKKKVKNHIPERWKDYLPVGQRMPGTRFIAFKVPLQKKFEAKLMPEECFSPLDLFHKIHEQNEELGLIIDLTYTQRYYKAEDLPETISYIKILTVGHQVPSNDTIFKFKCAVKEFLKKNKDNDKLIGVHCTHGLNRTGYLICRYLIDVEGMRPDDAIELFNRCRGHCIERQNYIENLQTRRVRKNRNVSSTSRSRGLEDSAHLMEHAHSTNKPVNQGPRNNWPGGRPPPPRHFHTQTSQQSFRKFSQNQSVYQRGLIPPPGPPGEDYSQRRFFWNVKPNSSQATQNKKWTSASYQRPFYPACWGWTQ, from the exons ATGAGCCAGCGGCATTACGGCCGCAATGGTCGTGGTCGGGGCCGGGACTTCGCCGGCCGTGCCCCACCCAAGAAGAAGGTCAAAAACCACATCCCGGAGAG GTGGAAAGACTATCTCCCAGTTGGACAGCGGATGCCTGGGACTCGGTTCATTGCTTTCAAAGTTCCTTTGCAAAAG AAATTTGAAGCAAAGCTTATGCCAGAAGaatgcttctctcctttggatCTTTTTCATAAAATTCATGAACAAAATGAAGAACTTGGATTGATAATTGATTTAACATATACTCAGCGCTATTATAAAGCAGAG gATTTGCCAGAAACTATTTCTTACATAAAAATTCTTACAGTTGGCCATCAGGTACCCAGTAATGACACTATTTTTAAGTTCAAGTGTGCAGTTAaagagtttttaaagaaaaataaagacaatg ACAAACTTATTGGTGTCCATTGCACCCATGGCTTAAACAGGACTGGCTACCTCATTTGCAG atatttgaTTGATGTAGAAGGCATGAGGCCAGATGATGCAATTGAAT TGTTCAACAGGTGTCGGGGGCACTGCATAGAACGGCAGAACTACATTGAAAACCTGCAGACCCGTCGGGTCAGAAA GAACCGGAATGTTAGCAGCACATCTAGGTCACGTGGTCTTGAAGACTCAGCACATCTTATGGAACACGCCCACAGCACTAACAAGCCTGTGAACCAAGGACCTCGGAACAACTGGCCTGGTGGCCGTCCACCGCCTCCCCGGCATTTTCATACCCAGACCTCACAGCAGTCATTCAG AAAATTTTCACAAAACCAGAGTGTTTACCAGAGAGGCCTTATCCCTCCTCCTGGTCCACCTGGAGAGGACTATTCACAAAGAAGATTCTTCTGGAACGTGAAGCCAAACAGCAGTCAAGCAACCCAGAATAAGAAGTGGACTTCTGCTAGTTACCAGAGACCTTTCTACCCAGCCTGCTGGGGATGGACCCAGTGA
- the LOC114688545 gene encoding probable N-acetyltransferase CML1: MAPYHIRQYQDSDRKHVLDVFTRGMEEYIPATFRRVLMLPRTLLLFLGVPLATVLVSGSWLLAIMCIFFLLLLLQLLARQPWKKYVAKCLHTDMADITKSYLHARGSCFWVAESGGQVVGIVGCLPVKDPPSGRKQLELLHLSVSSQHRGQGIAKALVRTLLQFARDQGYSDVVLGTSTMQQGAESLYLSFGFRRTGQYFISMFWRLVDTPTIQFEYSLPSA, from the coding sequence ATGGCTCCTTATCACATCCGCCAGTACCAGGACAGTGACCGTAAACATGTTCTGGATGTGTTCACAAGGGGCATGGAGGAGTACATCCCCGCCACCTTCCGCCGTGTGCTGATGCTGCCCCGAACCCTCCTGCTCTTTCTTGGGGTGCCCCTTGCCACGGTCCTGGTGTCTGGCTCCTGGCTGCTGGCTATTATGTGCATCTTCTTTCTGCTCCTACTCCTGCAGCTCCTTGCCAGACAGCCTTGGAAGAAGTACGTGGCCAAGTGTTTGCACACAGACATGGCTGACATCACCAAGTCCTACCTGCATGCACGTGGCTCCTGCTTCTGGGTGGCTGAGTCTGGTGGTCAGGTGGTGGGCATAGTGGGTTGTCTGCCAGTCAAGGATCCCCCGTCAGGGAGGAAGCAGCTGGAGCTCCTTCACCTGTCTGTGTCCTCACAGCACCGAGGACAGGGGATAGCGAAAGCCCTGGTCAGAACTCTCCTCCAGTTTGCGCGGGACCAGGGCTACAGTGACGTGGTCCTTGGCACCAGTACCATGCAGCAAGGTGCTGAGTCCCTCTACCTGAGCTTTGGCTTCCGGAGGACAGGCCAGTATTTCATTAGTATGTTCTGGAGGTTAGTGGACACTCCTACAATTCAATTCGAGTATTCCCTCCCTTCTGCCTAG